The following proteins come from a genomic window of Trinickia caryophylli:
- a CDS encoding FAD-binding oxidoreductase, with product MTESANQAIEELKGMLRGQVLQSGDAGYEAARQVWNAMIDRHPALIVRCAGVADVRHAVRFAREHRLVPAVRGGAHNIAGSAVCDGGLVIDLSPMKSVRVDPRAARAYVEPGVTLGEFDHEAQSFGLATPLGINSTTGVSGLTLGGGFGWLSRKHGMSVDNLLSADIVTADSELLHVDAQTHDDLFWAIRGGGGNFGVVTMFEFALHRVGPQIFGGLVVVPMEQAREAFARYRTAAESMPDELSVWAVFRLAPPLPFLPAQVHGKPVLIFAVCHVGEPERGERAAETVRAFARPYGEHLGPMPYAMWQRAFDPLLAPGARNYWKSHNYDELPDDLIETVLAAMEKLPSPHCEIFFGQVGGRTCDIPIDATAYCGRDAKYVMNVHARWTDASDDASCIEWARAFFAASAPFALGSVYVNFLTQEEGARIGEAYGPNYRRLAAIKARYDPHNLFCHNQNIQPSA from the coding sequence GTGACTGAATCAGCGAACCAGGCGATCGAAGAACTGAAAGGGATGCTACGCGGGCAAGTACTGCAATCGGGCGATGCCGGATACGAGGCTGCGCGCCAGGTCTGGAATGCGATGATCGACCGGCATCCGGCCTTGATCGTGCGTTGTGCCGGCGTGGCCGATGTCCGGCACGCCGTGCGGTTCGCGCGAGAACATCGGCTCGTACCCGCGGTACGCGGCGGAGCCCACAATATCGCGGGCAGCGCCGTATGCGATGGCGGGCTCGTCATCGATCTTTCGCCGATGAAGTCGGTCCGCGTCGATCCGCGCGCGGCGCGCGCCTACGTGGAGCCCGGCGTGACCTTGGGCGAATTCGACCATGAGGCTCAGTCCTTCGGGTTGGCCACGCCGCTCGGCATCAACTCGACGACCGGTGTATCAGGGCTCACGCTCGGCGGCGGATTCGGATGGCTGAGCCGCAAGCATGGCATGTCGGTCGACAACCTGTTGTCAGCCGATATCGTCACGGCCGACAGCGAACTGCTTCATGTGGACGCACAAACGCACGACGATCTTTTCTGGGCCATTCGCGGCGGCGGCGGCAATTTCGGCGTCGTGACGATGTTCGAATTCGCACTGCATCGTGTCGGCCCGCAGATCTTCGGCGGGCTCGTGGTCGTGCCGATGGAGCAGGCGCGCGAGGCCTTCGCGCGGTATCGCACCGCAGCCGAGAGCATGCCCGACGAGCTTTCGGTATGGGCGGTATTCAGACTCGCCCCGCCCTTGCCGTTCCTGCCGGCGCAAGTGCACGGCAAGCCCGTGTTGATCTTCGCCGTTTGCCATGTCGGCGAACCGGAGCGCGGTGAACGCGCGGCCGAGACTGTACGCGCATTCGCCCGGCCCTATGGCGAACATCTCGGGCCGATGCCGTACGCGATGTGGCAGCGGGCATTCGATCCGCTGCTTGCGCCCGGCGCACGCAACTATTGGAAATCGCACAACTACGACGAACTGCCGGACGATCTGATCGAAACGGTGCTCGCCGCGATGGAAAAGCTGCCCTCGCCCCACTGCGAGATCTTTTTCGGGCAGGTAGGCGGCAGAACGTGCGATATCCCGATCGACGCCACGGCGTATTGCGGCCGCGACGCGAAGTACGTCATGAACGTGCACGCTCGCTGGACCGATGCGAGCGACGACGCCTCGTGCATCGAATGGGCCCGTGCGTTCTTCGCCGCTTCCGCCCCATTCGCGCTCGGCAGCGTCTACGTCAATTTCCTGACTCAGGAAGAGGGCGCGCGCATAGGCGAGGCTTATGGGCCCAACTACAGACGGCTCGCCGCGATCAAAGCCCGCTACGATCCGCACAACCTCTTTTGCCACAACCAGAACATCCAGCCGTCGGCGTGA
- a CDS encoding DUF1059 domain-containing protein — protein sequence MTRKYIDCREFPSDMNCTVALSADSEQELIEAAVQHAVSVHQHVDSPELRAQLATLFHEGTPPVEAPRRS from the coding sequence ATGACCCGCAAATACATCGACTGCCGCGAGTTTCCGAGCGACATGAACTGCACCGTCGCGCTCTCGGCGGATTCCGAACAGGAACTCATCGAAGCGGCCGTACAGCACGCGGTGAGCGTTCACCAGCATGTGGATTCGCCCGAATTGCGCGCGCAACTCGCGACGCTGTTTCATGAAGGCACGCCGCCCGTGGAGGCACCGCGGCGCTCGTGA
- a CDS encoding LysR substrate-binding domain-containing protein, translating to MSQINFDVAALRSFVLGMDLGSFAKAADKVGRSTSAVSAQIRKLEEQTGTPIFRRAGRGLALTDAGDSLLRYARRLVELNDEAISAARGAGLEGRVRLGLQEDFGEALLPGVLGRFARAHPKVRIEARVARNIELLERLDEGELDLALVWDDTRLALQARRASGLCLKVDQPRVRWIGSDALQWDPHCGEPLPLVVFDGHCMLCAMATAALDRAGIAWRIALTSPSLAGLWAAAAAGLGVTVRTHYGLPASVHALEPKTWGLPALASVSLMLVHAANGAAAPVEQLASIMLDAVRAQAQPLGKAA from the coding sequence ATGAGCCAAATCAATTTCGACGTGGCGGCGTTGCGCAGCTTCGTGCTGGGCATGGACCTGGGCAGCTTCGCCAAGGCTGCCGACAAGGTGGGGCGTTCGACTTCCGCGGTCAGCGCGCAGATCCGCAAGCTCGAAGAGCAAACCGGTACGCCGATCTTTCGCCGCGCGGGGCGGGGGCTCGCGCTCACCGACGCGGGCGATTCGCTGCTGCGTTACGCGCGGCGCCTCGTCGAGTTGAACGACGAGGCGATATCGGCGGCGCGCGGTGCGGGCCTCGAAGGCCGGGTGCGGCTCGGATTGCAGGAGGACTTCGGCGAAGCGCTGTTGCCCGGTGTCTTGGGACGATTCGCGCGTGCGCATCCGAAGGTGCGCATCGAAGCGCGCGTCGCCCGCAATATCGAGCTGCTCGAGCGGCTCGACGAGGGCGAACTCGACCTTGCGCTCGTTTGGGACGATACGCGCCTGGCGCTGCAGGCGCGCCGTGCGTCAGGGCTGTGTCTGAAAGTCGATCAGCCGCGCGTGCGCTGGATCGGCTCCGATGCGTTGCAGTGGGACCCTCATTGCGGCGAGCCGCTGCCGCTCGTGGTGTTCGACGGCCATTGCATGCTTTGCGCGATGGCCACCGCGGCGCTCGATCGAGCGGGCATTGCATGGCGCATCGCGCTGACGAGCCCGAGTCTGGCAGGTCTGTGGGCTGCCGCTGCGGCGGGGCTTGGCGTGACGGTTCGTACGCACTACGGGCTGCCTGCGAGCGTGCACGCGCTCGAGCCCAAGACTTGGGGCCTGCCGGCACTGGCAAGCGTCTCGCTCATGCTCGTGCATGCGGCGAACGGGGCGGCTGCGCCCGTCGAGCAGTTGGCGTCGATCATGCTCGATGCGGTACGAGCTCAAGCGCAGCCCCTCGGCAAAGCGGCGTGA
- a CDS encoding MFS transporter, whose product MDIECLVRGGLAAQPLAASRHRWKVLAVGVMANASFSAAAAGIPTTAVWMRADYRLDNASLGWVLGCMGLGLALSELPWGVATDRLGDRPVLLTGLLATALALFAMAFVVVPTGAFVPAVAVLAAAMCAVGLLGGSVNGSSGRAVMSWFGPSEHGLAMSIRQTAVPLGGGLGAALLPWLASAHGFAAVFATLAFMCAASACFAWYWLKAPPLTDAAFTRAHAVAPACGPLADLTIWRVAFGIGSLCIPQFAVLTFASVFLHDFGRLGTAGISATMAAIQIGAMGMRVWSGRHTDRHGNRRAYLRASTLVAAASFAGLAFVVAAVHPAPTGLLVAMIIAAGICISAWHGVAYAELATLAGAQRAGTALGMANTIVYAGLFVAPSAIPPLLDAGSWGTVWLSAGIVALAARPLFPR is encoded by the coding sequence ATGGATATCGAATGTCTCGTGCGCGGGGGACTGGCCGCTCAGCCGCTTGCGGCGTCGCGCCACCGCTGGAAAGTACTCGCCGTCGGCGTCATGGCCAACGCGAGCTTTTCGGCCGCCGCCGCAGGCATCCCGACAACGGCCGTGTGGATGCGCGCCGATTACCGGCTCGATAACGCCAGCCTCGGGTGGGTGCTCGGTTGCATGGGGCTGGGTCTCGCCTTATCGGAGCTGCCGTGGGGCGTAGCCACCGATCGGCTCGGCGACAGGCCTGTGCTGCTGACTGGCCTGCTCGCAACCGCGCTTGCGCTCTTTGCGATGGCGTTCGTCGTCGTGCCGACCGGTGCCTTCGTTCCGGCTGTGGCGGTACTTGCCGCTGCGATGTGCGCAGTCGGCCTGCTGGGTGGCAGCGTGAACGGATCGAGCGGGCGCGCCGTGATGAGCTGGTTCGGGCCGAGCGAGCACGGCCTTGCAATGAGTATCCGGCAAACCGCCGTGCCGCTGGGCGGTGGCCTCGGCGCGGCTTTGCTGCCATGGCTCGCATCGGCGCACGGCTTTGCCGCCGTTTTCGCCACGCTGGCCTTCATGTGCGCCGCATCTGCATGCTTCGCGTGGTACTGGCTTAAGGCGCCGCCCCTTACCGATGCCGCCTTCACGCGCGCGCACGCCGTGGCGCCCGCTTGCGGACCACTCGCCGATCTCACGATCTGGCGCGTGGCATTTGGCATCGGCTCTCTGTGCATCCCGCAATTCGCCGTCCTGACTTTTGCGTCCGTGTTCCTGCATGACTTCGGCCGTCTCGGCACCGCCGGCATCAGTGCGACGATGGCCGCGATCCAGATCGGCGCAATGGGCATGCGCGTATGGAGCGGACGGCACACGGACCGGCACGGCAATCGCCGCGCTTATCTGCGCGCGTCGACGCTCGTGGCCGCCGCATCGTTCGCGGGGCTCGCATTCGTCGTAGCGGCGGTACACCCCGCACCCACCGGCTTGCTCGTGGCGATGATCATAGCGGCCGGCATCTGCATATCGGCGTGGCACGGCGTGGCTTACGCGGAACTCGCGACGCTTGCAGGCGCGCAGCGCGCCGGAACCGCGCTGGGCATGGCCAATACCATCGTCTATGCGGGACTGTTCGTGGCGCCTTCGGCCATTCCGCCTCTGCTCGACGCTGGATCGTGGGGCACCGTATGGTTGTCCGCGGGCATCGTGGCGTTGGCCGCTCGTCCGCTCTTTCCCCGCTAG
- a CDS encoding NHL repeat-containing protein yields MAQTTTLSYKTTWIGNTFGFGDGKWVQLDVEAIAVGLDGTVYTNSPWDESGSEISAYKAGNKTAYAGQTHGWGNTGGDAVAVNGSYLYAAASIGNESGKLVGSGYPPNGSVWFGITRRNIANITQGAPFATGVGNLNNPAKNSFLTLNVVPTGTDAGVRGLAATSTELYVANTYTNQIQVFDANTMAPLRSWSAPSPGRILVDTDGSLWVIQNLTSASGRTIAHYSAKGAALPGTVSLPRGAIPVDITLSPSGQLFIADGGPSQQILVYSRDASGTVTPVTGIGARYGIFAPTVGVPGNWRFNGTTGIGFDKSGNFYVAQNGAGPRPFGSGYTGEGTVIESYNWYSKALNWRVQGLLFVDGAAIDPASPTDVFSGSKHFKMNYSASAGQDWTYAGFTLNRFRYPDDPALHTTRNVRGQPLVRRINGARFMFTQDMYSHYLSIYRFNSSTDGEVAVPSGLISQNPIPGTWPSGQPTYGEWMWRDVSGDGAVQAAEITSNSSTGNSVYNAYWWVDDAANVWLATGNSGIREMPLQGLDSFGNPIYSYSSSKMYPMPQPFTKIARIVYDSAHDVMYVTGYTSTAPYNSSYWKSVGRVLARYDNWSSGAPALQYVVPLPFNPASSPALFPVAVAQAGNYVFVGEAPTARLDVYDARTGQQVGAIAPDATVGNTSGWIDTQMGISAALLPTGEYVLLAEEDARAKVLMYRWKP; encoded by the coding sequence ATGGCCCAAACAACCACTCTCTCGTACAAGACCACCTGGATCGGCAACACGTTCGGCTTCGGCGACGGCAAATGGGTGCAGCTCGACGTGGAAGCGATCGCGGTCGGGCTGGACGGCACGGTGTACACCAATTCGCCGTGGGACGAGAGCGGCAGCGAAATCAGCGCCTATAAGGCGGGCAACAAGACCGCCTATGCGGGGCAGACGCACGGATGGGGGAACACGGGCGGCGACGCGGTGGCCGTGAACGGTTCTTACCTGTACGCAGCGGCTTCCATCGGCAATGAAAGCGGCAAGCTCGTGGGCAGCGGGTATCCGCCGAACGGGTCGGTCTGGTTCGGCATCACGCGCCGCAACATCGCGAACATTACGCAGGGTGCGCCGTTCGCGACCGGCGTCGGCAATCTGAACAATCCGGCCAAGAACAGCTTCCTCACCCTGAACGTGGTACCGACGGGCACCGATGCCGGCGTGCGGGGGCTCGCAGCCACGAGCACCGAACTCTATGTCGCGAACACCTATACGAACCAGATCCAGGTGTTCGATGCGAACACGATGGCGCCGCTGCGTTCGTGGAGCGCGCCGTCGCCGGGCCGCATTCTCGTCGATACGGATGGATCGCTGTGGGTGATCCAGAACCTGACTTCGGCGTCCGGCCGCACGATCGCGCATTACTCCGCGAAGGGCGCGGCGTTGCCCGGCACGGTTTCGCTGCCGCGCGGTGCGATTCCTGTCGACATCACACTCTCGCCCTCGGGGCAATTGTTCATTGCCGACGGCGGCCCTTCGCAGCAGATTCTCGTCTACAGCCGGGATGCCTCGGGCACCGTTACACCGGTGACGGGTATCGGCGCGCGTTACGGCATTTTCGCGCCGACCGTGGGCGTGCCCGGCAACTGGCGCTTCAATGGCACGACCGGCATCGGCTTCGACAAGAGCGGCAACTTCTATGTCGCGCAGAACGGCGCTGGGCCGCGTCCGTTCGGCTCGGGCTATACGGGCGAGGGCACGGTCATCGAGAGCTACAACTGGTACTCGAAGGCGCTGAACTGGCGTGTGCAGGGGCTGCTGTTCGTCGACGGAGCCGCCATCGATCCCGCTTCGCCGACCGACGTCTTCAGCGGCTCGAAGCACTTCAAGATGAACTACTCGGCGTCGGCCGGACAGGACTGGACCTATGCGGGCTTCACGCTCAACCGGTTCCGTTATCCGGACGATCCTGCACTGCACACCACCCGCAATGTGCGCGGCCAGCCGCTCGTTCGCCGCATCAACGGCGCGCGGTTCATGTTCACCCAGGACATGTACTCGCACTACCTCAGCATTTATCGCTTCAATTCGAGCACGGACGGCGAAGTTGCCGTTCCCTCAGGGTTGATCTCGCAAAACCCGATTCCGGGCACCTGGCCGTCGGGGCAACCGACCTACGGTGAGTGGATGTGGCGCGACGTGAGCGGTGACGGTGCCGTGCAGGCGGCCGAAATCACCTCGAATTCCTCGACGGGCAACTCGGTCTACAACGCCTATTGGTGGGTCGACGATGCCGCGAACGTTTGGCTTGCGACAGGCAATAGCGGTATTCGCGAGATGCCGTTGCAGGGCCTCGACTCGTTCGGCAATCCGATCTACTCCTACAGCTCGTCGAAGATGTACCCGATGCCGCAGCCGTTCACGAAGATCGCGCGCATCGTCTACGATTCGGCGCACGACGTCATGTACGTCACGGGTTATACGAGCACGGCGCCGTACAACTCCAGCTATTGGAAATCGGTCGGCCGCGTGCTCGCGCGCTACGACAATTGGAGTTCCGGCGCGCCCGCGCTGCAGTATGTCGTCCCGCTGCCGTTCAATCCGGCGTCCAGCCCGGCGCTGTTTCCGGTCGCCGTTGCGCAGGCGGGCAACTACGTGTTCGTCGGCGAGGCGCCGACCGCCAGGCTCGACGTCTACGATGCGCGTACGGGGCAGCAGGTCGGTGCGATCGCGCCCGATGCCACCGTGGGCAATACGAGCGGCTGGATCGATACCCAGATGGGCATCAGCGCAGCCCTGCTGCCCACGGGCGAGTATGTGCTGCTCGCCGAGGAAGACGCGCGGGCCAAGGTGCTGATGTATCGATGGAAGCCGTAA
- a CDS encoding NnrU family protein, with translation MGTMILGLLIFLGTHSVRLVAAPWRDAQFARLGEQRWKGIYSLSSAIGFALIVWGYGIARHSPHWLWVPPPGVRHLTALLVLVAFILIAAAYIPRNRIKQMVGHPMYAGVAVWAFGHLLANGAAQAVVLFGAFLVWAAAGYLVWRRRDRVAGVRYPVGTMSADVRTVVIGLLAWAAFAFLLHGWLIGVKPLG, from the coding sequence GTGGGGACGATGATTCTCGGGTTGCTGATATTCCTCGGTACGCATTCGGTGCGGCTCGTGGCCGCTCCCTGGCGCGATGCGCAGTTTGCACGCCTCGGCGAGCAGCGTTGGAAAGGCATTTACTCCCTTTCGTCCGCAATCGGTTTCGCGCTGATCGTTTGGGGGTACGGCATCGCACGCCACAGCCCGCATTGGCTTTGGGTGCCGCCGCCCGGTGTGCGTCACCTGACGGCGTTGCTGGTGCTCGTTGCGTTCATTCTCATCGCGGCCGCGTATATACCGCGCAATCGGATCAAGCAGATGGTCGGCCATCCGATGTACGCGGGCGTTGCCGTGTGGGCTTTCGGTCATCTGCTCGCGAATGGGGCCGCACAGGCTGTCGTGCTGTTCGGCGCTTTTCTCGTCTGGGCGGCCGCCGGCTATCTGGTCTGGCGGCGTCGTGACCGCGTCGCGGGCGTCCGCTATCCCGTTGGAACCATGTCCGCCGATGTCCGCACGGTGGTGATTGGCCTGCTCGCATGGGCCGCCTTCGCATTCCTGCTTCACGGCTGGCTGATCGGCGTGAAACCGCTCGGCTGA
- a CDS encoding M20/M25/M40 family metallo-hydrolase, with protein sequence MTDAAAMHQQLDRDALAAFVERKWDDEIVPALTDYIAIPAKSPAFDADWARHGYLDRVVADAARWAETQRVQGLKVEIVKLPGRTPVIFFETPATRAGSGDTIVLYGHLDKQPEFEGWRSDLGPWQPKYEDGKLYGRGGADDGYAVYASVCALAALDAQGIERPRCVGLIETSEESGSGDLLPYVDALRDRLGNVSLVVCLDSGAGNYDQLWLTTSLRGLVAGALEVEVLDEGVHSGSYGGIVPSSFRIMRQLFERLEDAGSGRLLPAAFHCPIPAERLRETDVTARILGESVWKPAPWACGQDGKPVLPVTADPREALLNATWRPSLSVTGAQGLPSLANAGNVLRPRTAFKLSLRLPPLVDAASAVGELKALLELDPPYNAKVTFKPDASAANGWNAPELAPWLADALEHASQAHFGASCAFIGQGGTIPLMNVLQAGFPESQFVVCGVLGPKSNAHGPNEFLHVPFAKRLTAAMAQVIAAAP encoded by the coding sequence ATGACTGACGCTGCCGCGATGCACCAGCAACTGGACCGGGACGCGCTTGCCGCGTTCGTCGAGCGCAAGTGGGACGACGAGATCGTCCCGGCCCTGACCGACTACATCGCCATTCCCGCCAAGAGTCCTGCGTTCGATGCCGACTGGGCCCGGCATGGTTATCTCGATCGCGTTGTGGCCGATGCGGCTCGTTGGGCCGAAACTCAGCGCGTGCAAGGCCTGAAAGTCGAAATCGTGAAACTGCCGGGCCGCACACCGGTGATCTTTTTCGAAACGCCGGCCACGCGCGCCGGCAGCGGCGACACGATCGTACTTTACGGCCACCTCGACAAGCAGCCGGAGTTCGAGGGCTGGCGTAGCGACCTGGGCCCCTGGCAGCCGAAATACGAGGACGGCAAGCTTTACGGCCGCGGTGGGGCCGACGACGGCTATGCCGTCTACGCGAGCGTGTGCGCATTGGCGGCGCTCGACGCCCAGGGAATCGAGCGGCCACGCTGCGTGGGGCTGATCGAGACTTCCGAGGAGTCGGGCAGTGGCGACCTCCTGCCTTACGTCGACGCACTGCGTGACAGGCTCGGTAACGTGAGCCTCGTCGTCTGCCTCGACTCGGGGGCCGGCAATTACGATCAGTTGTGGCTCACGACGTCGCTGCGTGGGCTGGTGGCCGGTGCGCTCGAGGTGGAAGTGCTCGACGAGGGAGTGCATTCCGGCTCATACGGCGGCATCGTACCGTCGAGTTTCCGCATCATGCGGCAGCTTTTCGAGCGTCTGGAGGATGCCGGCTCGGGCCGCCTGTTGCCTGCCGCGTTCCACTGCCCGATTCCCGCCGAACGGCTGCGCGAGACGGACGTGACGGCGCGCATTCTCGGCGAAAGCGTCTGGAAGCCGGCGCCCTGGGCGTGCGGGCAGGACGGCAAGCCGGTGCTGCCCGTCACGGCCGACCCGCGCGAGGCGCTGCTGAACGCGACATGGCGCCCCTCGCTTTCGGTCACCGGCGCACAGGGCCTGCCTTCGCTCGCGAATGCCGGCAACGTCTTGCGGCCGCGCACGGCGTTCAAGCTCTCCCTGCGGCTGCCGCCGCTCGTCGATGCGGCATCGGCCGTTGGCGAGTTGAAGGCGCTGCTCGAACTCGATCCGCCGTACAACGCCAAGGTGACGTTCAAGCCCGATGCGAGCGCGGCCAACGGCTGGAATGCGCCGGAACTGGCGCCATGGCTTGCCGATGCGCTCGAGCATGCGTCGCAGGCGCACTTCGGTGCATCGTGCGCCTTCATCGGCCAGGGCGGGACGATTCCGCTCATGAACGTTTTGCAGGCCGGATTTCCGGAGTCGCAATTTGTCGTGTGCGGCGTACTCGGCCCGAAATCGAACGCGCACGGGCCGAACGAGTTTTTGCACGTGCCGTTCGCGAAGCGACTCACGGCAGCAATGGCACAGGTGATTGCTGCGGCGCCTTGA
- a CDS encoding superinfection immunity protein, protein MSDAIVMEVVEVLAALAFYFLPAIVADHRHRHDMLTLALFNACLGWTVFGWIIALYWAWLPNPPADIAGDIVRKQRLLSMRIFSEGLAARVARRAAGRRAERPGKAG, encoded by the coding sequence ATGTCCGACGCCATCGTAATGGAAGTGGTCGAAGTGCTGGCCGCCCTCGCGTTTTATTTCCTGCCCGCCATCGTGGCGGATCACCGCCATCGGCACGACATGCTGACCCTCGCGCTGTTCAATGCCTGCCTCGGCTGGACGGTGTTCGGCTGGATCATCGCGCTCTACTGGGCCTGGCTGCCCAATCCGCCCGCCGATATCGCCGGAGACATCGTACGCAAGCAGCGCTTGCTCAGCATGCGGATATTCTCCGAGGGGCTTGCCGCGCGCGTCGCACGCCGCGCCGCCGGCCGGCGCGCCGAACGACCGGGTAAAGCCGGCTGA
- a CDS encoding YodC family protein, with product MLTGTFDRQDQFCAGDVVTLKTGGARMTVTFVGAANDGGGDWLLCQWFDEQGELRQEQFLRDALAREPRSISPGLVRLRGYVGATGTNA from the coding sequence ATGCTTACGGGCACTTTTGATCGGCAGGACCAATTTTGTGCGGGTGACGTCGTTACACTCAAGACCGGCGGCGCACGCATGACCGTGACATTTGTGGGCGCCGCGAACGACGGCGGTGGCGATTGGCTGCTGTGTCAATGGTTCGACGAACAGGGTGAATTGCGCCAGGAACAGTTTCTGAGAGACGCGCTCGCGCGCGAGCCGCGATCGATCTCGCCGGGCCTCGTCCGTTTGCGCGGCTACGTCGGTGCAACCGGCACGAATGCCTGA
- a CDS encoding ATP-binding domain-containing protein, whose protein sequence is MARLIPDDWKNVAAAGTAERTGAAERERETLAVLEAGLPADYTVYHGVHWTRLNGSFSVFGEADFVVVSPAGRLLLVEQKAGFLRETPKGLVKVYLQTERNVAIGLARTTESLHRRFTAAFGAGTYGIEALLYCPDYVVRDAAIAGVAPERIIDATRKDQLVAAIVEALPPDEPRLASASKIHHFLADELSLTPDASALVGQAGTLVTRLSGGLATWARRLQFEPFRLRVIGTAGSGKTQLAIQVMKDAAFAGKRALYVCFNRPLADHIARVAPEGVKVANYHQLCDWVARDVGRAPDFQSAGVFAQLELEFARAPIGENLRFDVLIVDEGQDFQEPWVDALGRLLRPDGAWWWLEDPLQNLYMREPVALPGWTVLTETTNYRSPRDILDYVRDKVGAAVPYAQGLASGSPFGGSQMVVTSYDETVPGGAIEATKRAITQALAFGFRKQDIAVLSFRGREASAFTSVEQLGPHRVKSFTGKYDLFGNPEYRDGDVLLESIYRFKGQSAPCVVLTEVDFDVFDERTARKLFVGATRAAMKLIVVASQRAATQLRLAD, encoded by the coding sequence ATGGCCCGCCTCATCCCCGACGACTGGAAGAACGTGGCCGCCGCCGGCACTGCCGAGCGCACCGGCGCGGCCGAGCGCGAGCGCGAAACGCTTGCCGTGCTCGAAGCCGGGTTGCCGGCAGACTATACCGTCTATCACGGCGTGCATTGGACCCGTCTGAATGGGAGTTTTTCCGTATTCGGCGAAGCGGATTTCGTTGTGGTGAGTCCCGCGGGCCGGCTCCTGCTCGTGGAGCAGAAAGCGGGCTTTTTGCGCGAGACGCCGAAGGGCCTCGTCAAGGTGTACCTCCAGACCGAGCGCAATGTCGCGATCGGACTTGCGCGAACGACCGAATCGCTGCACCGCCGCTTCACGGCCGCGTTCGGTGCGGGCACTTACGGCATCGAAGCGTTGCTGTACTGCCCCGACTACGTGGTGAGAGACGCGGCGATCGCCGGTGTCGCGCCTGAGCGGATCATCGATGCCACGCGCAAGGACCAGCTCGTGGCGGCCATCGTCGAGGCGCTGCCGCCCGACGAGCCGCGGCTGGCGTCCGCTTCCAAGATTCATCATTTCCTGGCCGACGAGCTATCGCTCACGCCCGATGCGAGTGCGCTCGTGGGGCAGGCCGGTACGCTCGTGACGCGGCTCTCGGGTGGCCTGGCCACCTGGGCGCGCCGGCTGCAGTTCGAGCCGTTCCGGCTGCGCGTGATCGGCACGGCTGGCTCGGGCAAGACCCAGCTTGCCATCCAGGTCATGAAGGATGCGGCATTCGCCGGCAAGCGGGCGCTTTACGTCTGCTTCAACCGGCCGCTGGCGGACCACATCGCGCGTGTCGCGCCGGAGGGCGTGAAGGTGGCCAATTATCACCAGCTCTGCGACTGGGTGGCCCGCGACGTGGGCCGGGCACCCGATTTCCAGTCGGCCGGCGTTTTCGCGCAGCTCGAGCTTGAATTCGCGCGTGCCCCGATCGGGGAGAACTTGCGTTTCGATGTGCTCATCGTCGACGAAGGTCAGGACTTTCAAGAACCGTGGGTGGACGCGCTGGGCCGGCTCCTGCGGCCGGACGGCGCCTGGTGGTGGCTCGAGGATCCGCTGCAGAATCTCTATATGCGCGAACCCGTCGCCTTGCCGGGCTGGACCGTGTTGACGGAGACGACCAATTACCGAAGCCCGCGTGACATTCTCGATTACGTACGCGACAAGGTGGGTGCAGCGGTACCGTATGCGCAAGGACTTGCATCGGGAAGTCCGTTCGGCGGTTCGCAGATGGTTGTCACGAGCTATGACGAAACCGTGCCGGGTGGCGCGATCGAGGCCACGAAGCGGGCAATCACGCAGGCGCTGGCGTTCGGCTTCCGGAAGCAGGACATTGCCGTGCTGTCCTTTCGCGGGCGGGAGGCCTCGGCGTTCACGTCCGTCGAGCAGTTGGGTCCGCACCGGGTGAAGAGTTTCACGGGCAAGTACGACCTGTTCGGCAACCCCGAATATAGGGACGGGGATGTGCTGCTCGAATCGATCTACCGCTTCAAGGGGCAGTCGGCGCCCTGCGTGGTGCTGACGGAGGTCGATTTCGACGTCTTCGACGAGCGCACGGCCCGCAAGCTTTTCGTCGGCGCGACGCGAGCGGCGATGAAGCTGATCGTCGTTGCGTCGCAGCGGGCGGCAACGCAATTGCGACTAGCCGACTGA